The Neodiprion lecontei isolate iyNeoLeco1 chromosome 6, iyNeoLeco1.1, whole genome shotgun sequence sequence GAAAATCTACGTCTCTTCAATCCATCACAGCTAGCCCAAAGACACAAAATCTCTTCACCTCCAATTGGACAATGCGCTTCGCATACGTGAAGGTAAACTTCATGGGCCGTTTTGAATTGcctaataaaataaacgatcaAGATTTGCTTAGAGAATTTTGTCAAACTCGAAAAGAAAACTGAGCAAAGTAATTAATCACACCATTACCTTAAACAACCTCGCCATTCGCACAAAAAAGCATTAGGATCAATTTTGATTGTGATGGTCTTAGTTTCGACGGGATGTTGACTCGTCGAAGGTTTAGAATCCGTTTCGGTTGATGTTGAGGAGTTCGTAGTCTTCGTTATCTTGAGAGATTGCTTAACAGCAAGCCCATGAGTGGCAGCTGCCTGATGCGGTGTAGTGGGTCTGGTTGGCGGAGGGGTGGATGCAGGTGTGGGGGTAACCACTCTCGACGGTACGCTAGTAGTTATCGATCCTTGCTGAGCTACGGCTGGAATAGCTACTGTTACCGCGTTCGTATTCGCCTGAGCAACGGAGCTATTTACTATAATGGAAGCTTGAGGGATTGTTGCCGAAGTCGGAACCAAAGGCGGAGGGATATTACTCAAGGCTGGGCTCTGCAAAATTGGTCTTGGGACCTGTGTCACGACAACTTGTTGCCCTTGCGGTGTAACTGCAACCATTTTCTGCGAACTTGGTTGGGCTGCAGACTGtggttgtaaaataattatagttTTTGCGCCAGTTCCTTGTTGCTGCGTCGTTTGAGCCACTAAGACTGTTTGGGCCTGTCCTTGAACCAGGGCAGTCTGAGACTGGGCGAGTACATAATTTTGTCCAGGAACACCTCCAGAAACAACATACTGTAACTGACCTCCTGCTCCTTGTTGCAAAAGGACTTGGGGCTGTTGAGGTTGTCTCCCTTTAACTGTGTTCGTTGGAATGATGACTTGATTATTTGACTGAATAGCTTGTTGGACGACTATTTGTCTAGGTGCAGCTACGATCAGCTGTTGTTGATGGTGTTGATGCTGATGTTGTTGGTGATggtgttgctgctgctgttgtggTGTTTGCGTTTGAGTTTGTGTTTGCATTTGTGTTTGCACTTGCGTTTGAGTTTGTGTTTGCATTTGTGTTTGCACTTGCGTTTGCACTTGTGTTTGCACTTGTGTTTGAACTTGTGTTTGAGTTTGCTGGAGTTGCTGATGTAGCGGTTGTTGTTGTTCAGATTGGTTTAACAACACTTGTGGCTCTTCTTTTACAGCTGGTTCGTCTTTCACTAGGATTGCATGATCATCTACTAGGTCAATTTCGTCTTCAATGCAGTCTGCAGCTAGCGCAGCATACAGGTTTGCGGCCGTTGAGGATACAGTTGCTTTTTCACTATCTTTGTCATCATCTGGTTCTTCTGATTTCAGGCTTGAAACTGTAGATTCAACGGTTTTCAAATCAACACCAGGTTCTGGAGATCTCGTACCATTGGAATATTTAGGTTTCTTTGATTCAATTTCATCTGGCTCACTGGCTGATCTCTTTATACCCCTTGGTGCTTCGATAAGCGTTTCTTCAGACCCTTCCGTTTGCAATACGTCATTTTCGTTTACTTCGGTTTTTACTTTCACGTCCGTTGGAGATTCTTTCAACACTTTTTCAATATGATTTTCTACAAGGTCCATTCCCTTCTcgtttattgaatttttccctAAAACGCCGTTCATAATTGGTTCTTTGTCAACTTTTCTCTCCAATAGATCTGCCAGCATCATACTTTGCAGAGGTTTGTCTTTGGAGCTGACGCTTGATGAATCTTTCGAAGATCCATCCTCTTGGGCATCGATATCCAAGTTACTGGGTGCACCATTCAAAAGGATACCCTCAAAACTAGTTAATGAGTTCTCTTCCTCAGCGCCAACACCAGAACAATCCCTACTTCCACCAATTCCGCTACTAGATGCGAGCGAATTATTAGTAGAATCTGAGTCTTCTGCTAATGATGTACAGATAGTTCGATGATTAGTTTTATTTCCTCCACTCAATGGAACTAGAGGAGGTGGCCGACAGACTTTAACTGTGGAAGATATGTGATTTTCCGTTGGATTCGAAATCACTGTCGTTGACGTTACCACTTGATTGATGTTCTCAGAGTCATTTACGTCAGCCTGTAACAATACGTTAAACAATTAACATGCGAGAAATGGTTCAACAATAATTGACTCgcagaaacgaagaaaaactgaacgtgataataattttgagTTAGAGAGATGTTCAATGATTAGATAAAATCAGTCAACTACTCAATTAGTCAATCAATCGAATAATATGTTGCAATATATATAGTCATGTGTACCTTGTCACAATTGTTGGGGATGATAACCTTAGCTCCATTAAtcctttggaatttttttgcagGAGTGGCAGCAGTAGTAGATTTCAGCTTATTACTTGAGATTATTTTAGGTGAAGCTACTGCTGGTGTAGCGGTAGGCGCTGCAGGCTGAATGACTCCTGTCAATTGAGCCTGAAGTAGTCGTTGTTGTTGCTGACGCTGGGCAACCTACATGAAAAATACGTTAGTATACGCTGTGAAGCACTAATCAGTTATAgctttataaatattttttcaacactggAGTCCATAAcgaataaaagtgaaaaattgaaggaaaaaaaaaaaaaaaaattaaaacaaacaaGGCAATGGCTGGAAGTTCAACTTGAGAATGAGGTATTCTGTacgaatttttaattgttttgtCAAACTTTAATCTTACACTTATTCATAGTTTTTTGCCATAGATTGTTGAAAAAACATctattgaattgaatatttccAGAGTGTATACAGAAACCAGAAAAAAACCTGGGTTTTCCCCAAATTTcccaatgaaaaatatattttttccaggATACCCTGACATGTACTACCGGTATTACTTTGCATATCGAAGAAAGTAACAAAactttcatatatttttataacaccGTACTTTAGTCTTCATGAATGTTGTTTATAGCTTTCGAAATATGAAATTCTATCAATGAAATCTGAGACCGCAGTAATGTGTGTGAGAGCTTTTCATTACCATGTTTAGGATTCCCGggtatattaataatttgaatatctAAAATATATTAGAACCTCTACTTGGTATATAATGGTATAAGGACGTATGCGCCATTATACGACCTTTCATCGCACCTACAGATAAAAAAGcgtattttttcccccttcgTATTTACATAGAAAAAGTGAGGATACATTCAAAAACGTCGAAATTGACAAACGGATCAGTTAATGGTAAAATGTTGTAAGTTCTGTCGGTTGTGTTCTTTCATCAGGAAccttattaaaaataatcacgTTCTCTAATGATGTTAGGTCGCATGTGCCCACATACGACCTTGTACCGTTACGtccgatattttttaacgaaataaaaaattttaaaccttCTTCCCGAAACTGATAAATCTTCATGTTACGAAGGTTTTTGCGCCCTgcacgaaaaaaatataaaaatggcGGATGTGACCTTATATCATTTATAAATGTGTtgagtaaaaatatattcttgtGCCGAAAGGTTTTACCAACATTAAACATAAGACCGCCTTTtacttttattcgtttttgtGGCTAATTTTAGTATAGATATGCGTTTTGAGTGCTTTTATGGAGAATGCcgcgaaaagaaaattatatcgCCTTTTATCATCAAATTTGCCTTTTTGGTGCACACGTCCTTATACAATTGCACACGCGATATTATTATAGAATGTCAACCAGACAGAATGGGAAAAAATGTTCTCtaataaatatgaattatGCACTAATTGTGCAAAATTTATGTTATTACCCCGAAGTACCAGATAATTCCCGTGCTTTTTTCCCCGATTTTTTCCCTGCAGGAAAAATTCCCATTTTTTCCGGTGCGTATACACCCTGATTTCAATACGTGCTTTGATTAGTACTGATCACTCAGTTATCAGTGCCTctagaaaattttaataaatatcaCTCTGTCAAACTACTAATCGTTAATATTTAAGGTTTTGTTTTAATATGGATGATGGGAATGTGGAAATGGTGGGTGGATGGATCAGTTCTCAGACAAGATAAataacaagaagaaaaaaccatTCGAAATATTGCACAACACTACGTATTAAGCCCAACTACGAACAGAACGATTGCacaaattaaataatcaaaaacataatttgtaGAGCATACATCATTGTTGGGAACTATGATCTATCATTTGTATTGTTTCCACAATGATGTATTACTGTCACTGTTCAAATAATCAAATTATTCGTAACAAACATAAAACACAACACAATTCCATGCTCATATCGCTCTGATTTTCACTTGagcgaataaattttaaatcgcaacgtttcaacgaaaattaattttccaataactttgcgggaaaaaaaaaaaaaaaaaaaaaaaaaaaaaaatggggtGGTAACTTACAGATACATGAACTTTTCAAGGGAGCTGGtgaaggtaattttttttatatcacagTGTGTGATATCATGATAAAATAAGAGGAAGAATGAGACAACTGTAGATGTGTAAAATACTtcgaaattgaagaaaaatacaaagagATCGAGTTTGATGTCAATGTGATTGCGGGAACGTTTAGAGACATTATTATATGTGTCCTCGAGTAAACTATTAcaggttatatatatatatatatatatacacacacatatatatatatatatatatatctttcgATGTCACTTTAAATCTAAAATATGTCAATATGACTATAACTAACCTGTAATAGTTGactctatatacatatacatatttctcTTTAATCTATTTTGATGAGGTCAATTTCAACTTTCTAAATTCCTTGTTATTGTACAACAACAATACCTGGTTGCTGGTTATTAGCTGGTTGGCACTGATGCTGGATGCGATGCTAGTGGTAGTGTTTATTACGCAGGCAGAAGGGGCAGACACACAACTGGCAGCGGCACTGGGCATGCAGTCGCCGCTGATCGTTACCTTTGTAGCCAAGAGGCTTTTTATTATTGAACTTGAAGTTGCACCGCTTCGAGGATCGTCCTTCATCGCTACTTGAACTTGGGATTGGTGCTGTTGTTGCAACTGAGAACCACTGGCCAGCAGGGCTTGACTCAGGTGGGGGTGCGACACTGACACCTGATCCACACCAATCACAAACAATGCTCAACAATTCTAGCAATTACGGGTATACGGTACACTACGCTAAAATGCTACATCTAAACCTCAAGTTTCTTTCGGGATCGCTAGCATCgaacttgaaattaaattctgCTTATTTCTTTGACTCATTGAGGAGTTTAAATTTCATGAACGGTTTTAGTTCattaaatgtaaataaatatagtttAGATAAGCTCAAGTTTTGATTTTCGTAGTGCACATTAAGCCTTCTAGCTTTGAAGACAAGACAAAGTGAAACATGATATGGTGGAAAACATTTACAGCAACCCAACACCCATAGTCCCACAGTAGTCGAAGCACAAGTTTTTTACAGCAACATAAATTGCGCTCCAGGATTTACGCCGTTTCAGGGTTATACCGACAAACATAGGAGGTTTTTTCTACATCATTTTAGTACCGAGTACTTAAGGAAAatgtccaatttttttttttctgcacgaTTCCCTGATACCTGTTTTTGGTTAACTAACTCAGAATGACACACAATGGATGGAAAATGGATACCAGGTAGATAATTACGAGAAAAGATTCATCTGCAAGTTACGatagaaaagttgaaaaaactaACTCGAGAGAATACACGACCTGGGATTAGAAATTgtagatttgattttttctttaggCATAAGTGGGTTCGGTAGCAGATACGTAGTAGTTGTCATAAAGTTTTCTGATCCAAAGTATTTGGACTAAATAATCTCTATCCTATGAATTACGATAGATGAGAACCGAGGATACGAATGAGATATACAGAGCTAGGACTAGGACCCACCTGACTTTTGGAGTCAACCTTGGTGACTGGAATCTGGGGTTGATTGGGAATCGTAGAGGGTGGTTTTGGTGGGGCTGATAACTGCGCTTTGAGAATGGGAGACGCGGGGGCCGGGGTTCTCTGTGCACCAGTTATGGAATTTTCTAGGGCTGTGCTATCGGGAGCAGGACTTATGGTCTTGAGTGTTCGCTGTTGTGTGGGAAGCACCTTTACTGGAGTTGTGTTGGTCGCCTGGATCGGATGAATCACATTACTCGCTGGTAAGGTTTGGCTCGAAAAAGACACTGTCAGTGGTACGGAGCGAACTTTGATGCCTTCGTAGTACTGGGTTCCCGTTGACTCTCCCTTTATCGGATTTGGTCCAACGGTTCCGCCAAAAACGGATCTAAATCAACagataattgaattttcatcattcaatcaattacattatacattgaatttcaatcattGAGCAATTTCAAAGTTAGTATATTACCTAACACATCTGGGAAAATGAAGCGGCGCGATTACACCTCGTCTTCCAATCTTTGTACAGCATCCAAGGTACTTTTTATATAGTTCTTCCTGTTCAATTTTCACTCCCGTCGAGTGTTCGAATGTAGCCTTAAGCCAACTAAGGGCGAACTGCTcgttttcttgaataatttgcTGGTGAGCGTGTTGCTGCTGTATCGTATTCGAGGCTTCTATcgcttctgaacaaaaatgaatgaaaacaaatttgcatTTAATTCCTGACACTTAATAAAGCACTGACCACAAACGGactttaattttcttcatgCTAATACCCTTGTTCCATGCTGCCTAAAAACTATTTAAAGCACATCAAAATGGTCGCAAGTCCAACAAAAACTATTTCTCAGCAACCAAACAACCAAATAAATAACAGTCAGAAGAGCATTGTGTTTATAGAAATACTAACATTTATACATCTAATGCGGACAGATAAAAATTGCTTACTGTGCGAAGTTTGTTTGCTATTAACGCTAGCTGGAGTGGTGGGCCTCGAGGGAGCTGGACTAACAGGGGCTGTCGTGGCAGTGATTGTCGTCGGTACAGATGGTACAGATGAAGCTACAACCTGAACAGGTGCCGCTGGTGTTACAGCAGCGCTTTGTCCACTAACTGTTGCTGGAACCGTTATAGTCGATACCGTCTCCACGACTCTCATCAAAATGCAAGCTTTTGGTCCGTAGCTTTGCGCCTCCACTGTGACCAGAGCAACTAGTGTATCTATAGCCCCGCGTACCCGCGCGACGCTTGTACAAGGACGTTCACCCAAAGAAGTCAGCGCGTAGAGACACTCCAAAGTATAAACAAGCAAGGCAATGTCACTCAGAGCTAGAAACcttaaaatttacaacataTGAAATTAGTGACGATAATTAAGTACCTTGACAGTTTTCtgattattcgttttttttttatctcaagcTTGATTACTTCAAACTAAAATTGGAGAAAGCCATTCAGCTGTTTCAAGAGTTTTCAGCTTTTTGAGATTTTAGGTTTAGGTTTACTTTTAGATTTAGGTTTACTTTCGCAGACgaggttgaataaaaaaatgcaattgtTCCAAATACATTAATTtacgaatgaatattttacgTTCCAGCACacttgatgaaaaatcaagCTTCAGATGAaaaggtaaaaataataatgtatgaATCCAAGAATTAAATAGCATGGCGCAAAATATTGCCAATGACTGGGTAGATAGAATGGGTTTACAAATTGTGATGTGAAAATTTCTCGAAGATATAATTTACCTGCATATTATTTCGTAGGCGCTATCGTCTAGGCCGAGAGTGATAATTTCTTCATTACTATCTTGCTGGCTGATTTTGTTCAGCACCTCAAGGCAGGATATGACAATAAATCTGTCAGGTGAGTCGATGCCTCGTGACACGCAGGACAACATGACATTGGTTATTCGATGACCAGCTTCTTTTAGTAGAATTTCATTAGCAACATTGCCTAACATGTCAAAACCAAGCTGATGCAGATTGCTCCACCTGGTACTGACGCATAGGAGTACAAATCTTAGGAAACATCTATTCCTCCCTAAAATCAATATGTTTTCGGGGGTAAAGCTCAAGTTCCTTAGAATGGAAGCTATCTGAAGTATGCGTTGGCCGTAAGGGTCCTGTGTCCCTAACGTTCGACCCACACAAAACAAGTCTTTGTCCTCCTCGTCGAACCTTATCGAATTCTGATTCTGATTCTGATTCTGATTCTGATATCGACAACTTTCGCTCTCTTCCCTTTCGGTTTGCGCGGTATCCAACCGCGAGCATTCCGTTGGTACCTaaagaacgaacgaacgaagaataaatataaataccgTTTAAGAGATCGAATCGGCAACAAATTCTTTCGTTACATACCTCATCGACTTCCATAGGCGTAACATTTTCCTCATTTTCCGCCTGTATAAGCttgttctgtttttctttttcaagaattttccgCCTCGAGAAAGTCTTTGGCGTATTGATGGCTTTTTTCATAAAGTCTCTCTCATCCGTCAGGTCCAGGACGTCTTGCGTATCGATAACATCAGACCAAAATGAGTTGATGGAGTAATTCCTGACCCGTGAATAGACTTCGATGAAAAGCTGTCGAGTGCCAGGAGAATCGAATACTCCAGCGTGTGCCAATAGTATATTAACAAGCCGTGGATACTTGTCAAGACGAAGCGAGTGTTTACCCTCGTTCGAGAGCAAGGTGCAAACATTTATCGCAAAATCTTGCTCGTTCGGTAGCGGCGAGAGCAGCGAAAGAGCAAGCTTGTCGTAGTTAGACGGCTTGTATAAGTTTGCCGAGAGACCGTTGTAATCCCGCAGGGATTCTGAAACACCATAAGAAACAACTGTGTACAAATTACATTTGgacaaatgaataaaaatcaacagATCACGAGGGCGAAAACAGAAATCCAAACCTATACTGATTCGTCTTCTTTAATTTCGCGTGATCAGACTCGTCcgtgaaattcttttttttccaacttttcccTCATTATACGTCAAACTTATAAGCAGAGTGGCGACAGAACGGGAATTGTTAGGAAATTGCGTAAATCGGCAAAAGTCGGGGAATCAGGTTGtcccaattttttctttattttttccctcaatCATTTAACAGTTCCCACTGTGCTTCGTAAATTCATTCAAACTTACTCAATACTGTTCAATTTTCACACCGCCTGTCTGCCTCCTCGTACAAAATGTAAGGTATCGCTAACCGTAAAATCTTTACGGCAAAGAATCGTGGAATATacactaaaatttttggtgggaaaagtgaagaaatcatACCTGTGCAGTTTACAAAACCTGTAGAATAAGCGTTATTTTACATAATTCGGTTTCACAGAAACATCAGAGACTTTATTTACAACCTTCGTTATAGCTATTTTCAGACACCACTTATGCAGATATAACAAAAACTTGCAAggttcgaaatttcgaacgGCAGATATATCGAAACTTCGCGTGTTTGAAACCTTCGTCCCGCTTAATTTAGCAGGTTGagttatcaaaatcaaacGCATGTACATATCAGCAGAATCACAACAATCGTTTATCGACACGAAGCTGAATCTAGCAGGCGTAGAATTAGCATCCCGACACATGTTTAAactttatgaaaattgaaaaatgcacTCTCAGTTTTACCCTCataattctgtaaaaatatGGCGAGTTCacggtaattaaaaaaatgtagattTTCAATCTTCACTATCTTAATTCAACGTTTGCCTGTCAATTCCATTTCTTGCCCCTCGCGCGGCTTCGTATCTGCAAACTTTATAGAGTGTGAATATCATAGGCGATCGGTTGCGGCAGGTCAAGGTGTGAAAAAACGTCGTTAGATAATCCATCCATTATACCTagcggagagaaagagagagaagataTCTCGCCGCGACAACTCGGCGGTAAAACGTTCGCACGTAAGCATTTACTACCTAAGCTACGTAGCTCCAGACGTCCGTCTCTATCCCCGATCTATGATCGTCTGCGGCAgtagcagcagcggcagcaacAGCTTAGCTACGACTTGTACGTAGTCTCTCTGAGTCCCCCGCCGCGGCGGGCGCGACCCACGCGCTCAAAGTAGGTTGTCCTCGGTCAGGGTCAGACTTCTACGAATGGCTACGGAGGGGCGCG is a genomic window containing:
- the LOC107221129 gene encoding AT-rich interactive domain-containing protein 2 isoform X3, translating into MAKFLNKDPVTYQRERDGFIKGLHHFHETRGTPFRRPPKISGNEIDLYLLYVLVTAHGGWIKVNSRNEWTSLCEQFHLPTECVNSGVGLKQIYLRYLDRYEKVHFLGEDGQQADDEDEDSRHRKWSARALHSVPLTYNHHQHNVAESLRDYNGLSANLYKPSNYDKLALSLLSPLPNEQDFAINVCTLLSNEGKHSLRLDKYPRLVNILLAHAGVFDSPGTRQLFIEVYSRVRNYSINSFWSDVIDTQDVLDLTDERDFMKKAINTPKTFSRRKILEKEKQNKLIQAENEENVTPMEVDEVPTECSRLDTAQTEREESESCRYQNQNQNQNQNSIRFDEEDKDLFCVGRTLGTQDPYGQRILQIASILRNLSFTPENILILGRNRCFLRFVLLCVSTRWSNLHQLGFDMLGNVANEILLKEAGHRITNVMLSCVSRGIDSPDRFIVISCLEVLNKISQQDSNEEIITLGLDDSAYEIICRFLALSDIALLVYTLECLYALTSLGERPCTSVARVRGAIDTLVALVTVEAQSYGPKACILMRVVETVSTITVPATVSGQSAAVTPAAPVQVVASSVPSVPTTITATTAPVSPAPSRPTTPASVNSKQTSHKAIEASNTIQQQHAHQQIIQENEQFALSWLKATFEHSTGVKIEQEELYKKYLGCCTKIGRRGVIAPLHFPRCVRSVFGGTVGPNPIKGESTGTQYYEGIKVRSVPLTVSFSSQTLPASNVIHPIQATNTTPVKVLPTQQRTLKTISPAPDSTALENSITGAQRTPAPASPILKAQLSAPPKPPSTIPNQPQIPVTKVDSKSQVSVSHPHLSQALLASGSQLQQQHQSQVQVAMKDDPRSGATSSSIIKSLLATKVTISGDCMPSAAASCVSAPSACVINTTTSIASSISANQLITSNQVAQRQQQQRLLQAQLTGVIQPAAPTATPAVASPKIISSNKLKSTTAATPAKKFQRINGAKVIIPNNCDKADVNDSENINQVVTSTTVISNPTENHISSTVKVCRPPPLVPLSGGNKTNHRTICTSLAEDSDSTNNSLASSSGIGGSRDCSGVGAEEENSLTSFEGILLNGAPSNLDIDAQEDGSSKDSSSVSSKDKPLQSMMLADLLERKVDKEPIMNGVLGKNSINEKGMDLVENHIEKVLKESPTDVKVKTEVNENDVLQTEGSEETLIEAPRGIKRSASEPDEIESKKPKYSNGTRSPEPGVDLKTVESTVSSLKSEEPDDDKDSEKATVSSTAANLYAALAADCIEDEIDLVDDHAILVKDEPAVKEEPQVLLNQSEQQQPLHQQLQQTQTQVQTQVQTQVQTQVQTQMQTQTQTQVQTQMQTQTQTQTPQQQQQHHHQQHQHQHHQQQLIVAAPRQIVVQQAIQSNNQVIIPTNTVKGRQPQQPQVLLQQGAGGQLQYVVSGGVPGQNYVLAQSQTALVQGQAQTVLVAQTTQQQGTGAKTIIILQPQSAAQPSSQKMVAVTPQGQQVVVTQVPRPILQSPALSNIPPPLVPTSATIPQASIIVNSSVAQANTNAVTVAIPAVAQQGSITTSVPSRVVTPTPASTPPPTRPTTPHQAAATHGLAVKQSLKITKTTNSSTSTETDSKPSTSQHPVETKTITIKIDPNAFLCEWRGCLRQFKTAHEVYLHVCEAHCPIGGEEILCLWASCDGLKRRRFSLMTHLYDRHCNSEAMALRRKQLTVTGKTEISTSTPATPHHPGYAPNAAFHAIKRHALEFVNPKELMDDNEGPVTKSIRLTAALILRNLVIYSAHGRRHLRAYEPHLAGVALSNVESSRTIAQVLYDMNDQSSSSHR
- the LOC107221129 gene encoding AT-rich interactive domain-containing protein 2 isoform X2; the encoded protein is MAKFLNKDPVTYQRERDGFIKGLHHFHETRGTPFRRPPKISGNEIDLYLLYVLVTAHGGWIKVNSRNEWTSLCEQFHLPTECVNSGVGLKQIYLRYLDRYEKVHFLGEDGQQADDEDEDSRHRKWSARALHSVPLTYNHHQHNVAESLRDYNGLSANLYKPSNYDKLALSLLSPLPNEQDFAINVCTLLSNEGKHSLRLDKYPRLVNILLAHAGVFDSPGTRQLFIEVYSRVRNYSINSFWSDVIDTQDVLDLTDERDFMKKAINTPKTFSRRKILEKEKQNKLIQAENEENVTPMEVDEVPTECSRLDTAQTEREESESCRYQNQNQNQNQNSIRFDEEDKDLFCVGRTLGTQDPYGQRILQIASILRNLSFTPENILILGRNRCFLRFVLLCVSTRWSNLHQLGFDMLGNVANEILLKEAGHRITNVMLSCVSRGIDSPDRFIVISCLEVLNKISQQDSNEEIITLGLDDSAYEIICRFLALSDIALLVYTLECLYALTSLGERPCTSVARVRGAIDTLVALVTVEAQSYGPKACILMRVVETVSTITVPATVSGQSAAVTPAAPVQVVASSVPSVPTTITATTAPVSPAPSRPTTPASVNSKQTSHKAIEASNTIQQQHAHQQIIQENEQFALSWLKATFEHSTGVKIEQEELYKKYLGCCTKIGRRGVIAPLHFPRCVRSVFGGTVGPNPIKGESTGTQYYEGIKVRSVPLTVSFSSQTLPASNVIHPIQATNTTPVKVLPTQQRTLKTISPAPDSTALENSITGAQRTPAPASPILKAQLSAPPKPPSTIPNQPQIPVTKVDSKSQVSVSHPHLSQALLASGSQLQQQHQSQVQVAMKDDPRSGATSSSIIKSLLATKVTISGDCMPSAAASCVSAPSACVINTTTSIASSISANQLITSNQVAQRQQQQRLLQAQLTGVIQPAAPTATPAVASPKIISSNKLKSTTAATPAKKFQRINGAKVIIPNNCDKADVNDSENINQVVTSTTVISNPTENHISSTVKVCRPPPLVPLSGGNKTNHRTICTSLAEDSDSTNNSLASSSGIGGSRDCSGVGAEEENSLTSFEGILLNGAPSNLDIDAQEDGSSKDSSSVSSKDKPLQSMMLADLLERKVDKEPIMNGVLGKNSINEKGMDLVENHIEKVLKESPTDVKVKTEVNENDVLQTEGSEETLIEAPRGIKRSASEPDEIESKKPKYSNGTRSPEPGVDLKTVESTVSSLKSEEPDDDKDSEKATVSSTAANLYAALAADCIEDEIDLVDDHAILVKDEPAVKEEPQVLLNQSEQQQPLHQQLQQTQTQVQTQVQTQVQTQVQTQMQTQTQTQVQTQMQTQTQTQTPQQQQQHHHQQHQHQHHQQQLIVAAPRQIVVQQAIQSNNQVIIPTNTVKGRQPQQPQVLLQQGAGGQLQYVVSGGVPGQNYVLAQSQTALVQGQAQTVLVAQTTQQQGTGAKTIIILQPQSAAQPSSQKMVAVTPQGQQVVVTQVPRPILQSPALSNIPPPLVPTSATIPQASIIVNSSVAQANTNAVTVAIPAVAQQGSITTSVPSRVVTPTPASTPPPTRPTTPHQAAATHGLAVKQSLKITKTTNSSTSTETDSKPSTSQHPVETKTITIKIDPNAFLCEWRGCLRQFKTAHEVYLHVCEAHCPIGGEEILCLWASCDGLKRRRFSLMTHLYDRHCNSEAMALRRKQLTVTGKTEISTSTPATPHHPGYAPNAAFHAIKRHALEFVNPKELMQRPSKPAAATSSTSSPRPGQNPPPEQDDNEGPVTKSIRLTAALILRNLVIYSAHGRRHLRAYEPHLAGVALSNVESSRTIAQVLYDMNDQSSSSHR